Proteins from a genomic interval of Micromonospora sp. NBC_00389:
- a CDS encoding phosphotransferase family protein: MRAHMRTLRNLVPLPAVPCHLDFMPRNLIHGDDGIIRLIDFGRSRYDLAARDLVRLAARIWPLHPDLRRSFVDEYGQLSRVDHNVLEYCAHLDALTALCTAPLR; encoded by the coding sequence GTGCGCGCCCACATGCGAACCCTACGGAACCTCGTACCCCTGCCGGCCGTCCCGTGCCACCTCGACTTCATGCCCCGCAACCTGATCCACGGCGACGACGGCATTATCCGGTTGATCGACTTCGGGCGCAGCCGCTACGACCTGGCCGCCCGCGACCTCGTACGCCTCGCCGCCCGCATCTGGCCACTACACCCAGACCTCCGCAGGAGCTTCGTCGACGAGTACGGCCAGCTCAGCAGAGTCGACCACAACGTCCTGGAATACTGCGCCCACCTCGACGCCCTGACGGCATTGTGCACCGCACCCCTCAGATGA
- a CDS encoding DUF4326 domain-containing protein: MVAQSRVRVQGDLYHPVVPTGAVYVGRQGFGLRRSPWANPFSLRRHDRAEALRLYRQWLVRQPALVDRARRELTGKQLACWCRVEDTCHADVLTEIIG, translated from the coding sequence GTGGTGGCACAGTCGCGGGTTCGCGTGCAGGGGGACCTCTACCACCCGGTGGTGCCGACCGGTGCCGTCTATGTGGGGCGGCAGGGGTTCGGGCTGCGGCGTTCTCCCTGGGCCAATCCGTTCAGCCTTCGAAGGCACGATCGGGCTGAGGCGTTACGTCTTTACCGGCAGTGGCTTGTGCGGCAGCCAGCGCTTGTTGATCGGGCGCGTCGGGAGCTTACGGGGAAGCAGTTGGCGTGTTGGTGCCGCGTCGAGGATACGTGCCACGCTGATGTGCTGACCGAGATCATCGGTTGA
- a CDS encoding replication-relaxation family protein, whose amino-acid sequence MRNRLPAADPLLRLQASITARDDHLLGWLYDHGVLTTDQIAEALFPSLDFAQRRLRRLTLLQAADRFRPNRAYGGSYPYHYVLNQLGYDHVHAQRGLGAPRRDQARRRKQSLTSRRDLPHLLGGNQVFIDLAAHSRTHPNTSLDRWQPASAFHSPGVFYRVGDDPQMMARGPTGLPRPDGAGVWTEHRRSVPFFLEYDTGGERLDILVEKVAKYERLVAMTTWTWPVLFHLPSARREANLHHRLAALAPQAAIATASAELRTALGASPAEPVWQVWGTAGRVRLVDLPYTAADQDIAF is encoded by the coding sequence ATGCGTAACCGGCTACCTGCTGCGGATCCGCTGCTGCGCCTGCAGGCAAGCATCACCGCCCGCGACGACCACCTGCTCGGCTGGCTGTACGACCACGGAGTGCTCACCACCGACCAGATCGCCGAGGCCCTGTTCCCATCCCTGGACTTCGCCCAACGCCGACTGCGCCGCCTCACCCTCCTACAGGCGGCGGACCGGTTCCGACCCAACCGGGCCTACGGCGGCTCCTACCCCTACCACTACGTCCTGAACCAGCTCGGCTACGACCACGTCCACGCCCAACGCGGACTGGGAGCACCCCGCCGGGACCAAGCACGCCGCCGTAAACAGTCCCTCACGTCGCGGCGGGACCTGCCACACCTGCTCGGCGGCAACCAGGTCTTCATCGACCTCGCCGCCCACTCCCGCACCCACCCCAACACCAGCCTGGACCGGTGGCAGCCGGCCTCCGCCTTCCACAGCCCAGGAGTGTTCTACCGCGTCGGGGACGACCCGCAAATGATGGCCCGCGGACCAACAGGGCTGCCCCGCCCGGACGGGGCCGGCGTCTGGACCGAACACCGGCGGTCCGTGCCGTTCTTCCTCGAGTACGACACCGGCGGGGAGCGCCTCGACATCCTCGTCGAGAAAGTCGCCAAGTACGAGCGGCTGGTCGCGATGACCACCTGGACATGGCCGGTCCTGTTCCACCTACCGTCCGCCCGGCGGGAGGCGAACCTGCACCATCGACTCGCCGCCCTCGCACCCCAGGCGGCCATCGCCACCGCCAGTGCCGAACTGCGCACCGCACTCGGCGCCAGCCCTGCCGAGCCGGTATGGCAGGTCTGGGGCACCGCCGGTCGGGTCCGGCTGGTCGATCTGCCATACACCGCCGCCGACCAAGACATCGCCTTCTGA